A stretch of Acropora muricata isolate sample 2 chromosome 7, ASM3666990v1, whole genome shotgun sequence DNA encodes these proteins:
- the LOC136921760 gene encoding tigger transposable element-derived protein 6-like: MSRCISCSSSTNYVCLSCKKSACNKSKDCSVPADEETPGWKAGISVAYCISCFKEKTEKGKQPKKEAKPLKQDKKQNELPTRKCLSLREKVEVIHASKELAQSARQLAKRFGCGKTQIAQILARKDTILEEWTSNGTGSHKRSNNEKFEKINHLLWKWYIKARGANIPVDGPLLKEEARLIVEQLGETSFKGTDGWLAKWKKRHNIALLNIAGEEGDVSQETVESWSERVKELTRGFAPEDTWNEDETGTFWKALPTSLAEKGKRCQGGKNAKQRITAAFFVNAAGAKESPILIGKSRKPRCFSKLQDISRPCGAQYFNNDKAWMRTEIMSNVITNLNSKMKRENRHIILFLDNASCHPSSLKGMFSNVQIEFLAKNTTSRTQPLDAGIIKTWKMYYKRKLLRHVASEIDGKKTASEIVKSVNLLMAIRWMVSAWEEVPSEVISKCFKHVGMYPDQETEMDDDPFAGEELLEIEELLSRISPDLDVSFVDVEVDAHEPPVDTTLPNWREKMRNDILGASEGTEASDEESIEESEELKTPEVSSVKGALELSKKLLDFSDWQGDEKLSQAITRVNDVLTDLRLKSLKQSSIRSYLS, encoded by the coding sequence ATGTCTCGCTGTATAAGCTGTTCGAGTAGTACAAATTATGTTTGCCTGAGCTGTAAAAAGTCCGCTTGCAATAAATCCAAAGACTGCTCTGTCCCTGCTGATGAAGAAACTCCTGGCTGGAAAGCAGGCATTTCTGTGGCTTATTGTATTTCCTGTTTTAAGGAGAAAACCGAGAAGGGCAAGCAACCCAAGAAAGAAGCAAAACCTTTGAAACAAGATAAGAAGCAAAACGAACTGCCAACACGAAAATGTCTAAGTCTACGCGAAAAAGTTGAAGTGATACATGCGTCCAAAGAACTAGCGCAAAGTGCGAGACAGTTGGCAAAGAGATTTGGATGCGGAAAGACCCAAATAGCACAGATTCTTGCGAGGAAGGACACCATTCTCGAGGAATGGACTTCAAATGGTACCGGAAGTCACAAGAGGAGCAACAATGAGAAGTTTGAGAAGATAAACCATCTTCTTTGGAAATGGTACATAAAGGCAAGAGGAGCCAATATTCCAGTGGATGGGCCACTTCTCAAGGAGGAAGCACGCTTAATCGTAGAACAACTCGGCGAAACATCATTCAAAGGAACCGACGGCTGGCTTGCAAAGTGGAAGAAAAGGCATAATATCGCCCTGCTAAATATTGCTGGCGAGGAAGGAGATGTTAGCCAAGAGACTGTCGAAAGCTGGAGTGAGCGTGTCAAAGAATTGACAAGGGGTTTTGCCCCAGAAGACACTTGGAACGAGGACGAGACAGGGACATTCTGGAAAGCTTTGCCCACATCACTCGCAGAAAAAGGAAAGCGCTGTCAAGGAGGAAAGAATGCCAAACAAAGAATTACCGCCGCCTTCTTTGTGAATGCTGCCGGTGCCAAGGAAAGCCCTATCCTGATTGGCAAAAGCCGAAAGCCCCGCTGCTTTTCTAAGTTGCAAGATATTTCACGACCTTGTGGAGCCCAGTATTTTAATAACGACAAAGCGTGGATGAGAACTGAAATAATGAGCAATGTCATTACTAATCTCAATAGCAAGATGAAGCGTGAAAACCGGCACATTATCCTGTTCCTTGACAACGCATCATGTCACCCTAGCTCCCTGAAGGGTATGTTCTCAAATGTTCAAATCGAGTTCTTAGCGAAAAACACCACCTCACGCACGCAACCTCTGGACGCAGGAATAATAAAGACCTGGAAGATGTACTATAAGCGAAAGCTACTGCGACATGTTGCAAGTGAAATTGACGGCAAGAAGACCGCGAGCGAAATTGTGAAGTCTGTTAACCTTCTGATGGCAATAAGGTGGATGGTGAGCGCGTGGGAGGAGGTACCATCAGAAGTAATCTCAAAGTGCTTCAAGCATGTTGGAATGTATCCAGACCAGGAAACCGAGATGGATGACGATCCATTCGCCGGCGAAGAGTTGCTCGAAATTGAGGAGCTCTTGTCTCGCATCTCTCCAGATCTAGACGTATCTTTTGTCGATGTGGAGGTTGATGCACACGAACCTCCAGTTGACACAACACTGCCCAACTGGAGAGAGAAAATGCGTAATGACATCCTCGGGGCATCGGAGGGGACTGAAGCAAGTGACGAAGAGTCGATTGAAGAGTCTGAAGAATTAAAGACTCCAGAAGTCAGTTCAGTGAAAGGTGCACTCGAGCTTTCAAAAAAGTTGTTGGATTTCTCTGACTGGCAGGGAGACGAAAAACTGTCGCAAGCCATCACACGCGTAAACGATGTCTTGACGGACTTGCGACTTAAATCTTTGAAGCAGTCTTCCATCCGCAGTTACCTATCGTAA